In Candidatus Gracilibacteria bacterium, the sequence TACAATATTTTTCTGAGAAATATAATAAAATAAACTATGAGATAAAGAATGCGGAAGAATACAGTGAAGATTTAATGATAGCAAGATTTTCTGAATTAATTAATCTTTGGTATAGTGAGTTCCATTTATGGAAACAATGATATATATCTGATAGCTTGTGGAATGATTGGGAATATTGGATTAAATCAGACACTTTCATTTATATAGACGAAGGTCGAGCAGGCTATAGTGATAGATATTGATATAAATATCAACTTGAGGATGCTAAGGCATTTGATATTTATTTTTTGAAAGCACTAAGTTGAAATATTGGATTTTTTAAATTTTCTAAAGAAAAAAAGTATTGAATGATAAGTTGGAAAGATTTTCTTTTAATGTTATATCCAACCATTAATGATTGCCATAAAATGATACAAAAACATACAAAAGAAGATATTAAAGAGTTATGATCTTTTAAATATATAAATGAATTATTCATCGCCCTCGAATCTGATCTTAAATAATAACTATTCTCCCATGTCCTTCCCCTCCATCTCCCCAAAACAATCCTTTCCAGCCCTCGAATTTTAAACCAACTTTTTTCTCATGCCAAAACAATACCTCATCTTCGATTTCGATGGTACGCTCGTGGATAGTCTATGAGATACTGGGAAAACCATACTCAGCATACTTTCTGAAGTTCCTGACACGAACATCGACAAGGCAAATGAATATTTCCTGAAAAGTACATGAACACCACTGATTCAACAAATTGAAGAATTTTATACATGAAGAAATATAAATTCCCGAGAATTAAGTGAGAAAATATATACAAAATTTCTCACATTTGATTGGCAATTTTTCCCATGAGTTCGAGAAAAGATCCAGGAATTGGCAGGAAAATATACGCTTTTTCTCACCACAGGAAACTCGACTCCGGTAGCTGAGAAACACCTCAAAAAATCGGGAATCTATGAGTATTTCGCAGTCATTCTCTGAAGTGAAAAAATACTCAAATGACACCAACATCTGGAAATATTCGAATGATATTCCCAAGACAAAGAGTTCTATCAGAAATCTATCTACATTGGCGATGGGAATTCAGACAGAGACTTCGCCAGAGAAAAATGAATCGACTTCATCCATATCTGAAATTCTGGAATAGACAAATATGAGATTCCTTCAGTAGTTGATATTGATTCGATTCTCAATCTTCTCACCTAGTTTTTAATCTTGAATTTTTAATCTTTAATTTTGAATTATCATGTTCCCCTCTATCTCCCCAAAACAATCATTCCCAGCTTTCGAATTTTAGATTTATTTTATGTATTTTTTATGCACGTTCTTCTCTGTGGCATATCTTGAGTATGAAAAACAACACTTGCAAAACAGTTAAGTAAGGATTTTTGATTGATTTGTAGTACATCAAGTGATGATATTCATACATGGATTCGTAAGAACTTCTGATTTTTAGGACAGGGTGAATTGGATATTAACTCTCCGGAATATAAAATAACTCAACTTATAACAAAAGTATATCAACAAGTTGAGATACTTTTACAATCAAGAAGAAAAAATATGGTGATTGATGCTGCAAATCAAACTGAAAAGATACGATCTAGGATAGCTAAGTTGCTGCCTGAAAAACCGATAATCATATATATAACTTGTAACCAGGAAGAGCTTTATCATCGTTTACAAAATCGGGATAATCCAGAAGTATGGTTAGAATTGCATCTCAAACAAAAAACTAGCTTTGAACCTCCTGAAAATCCAGATATAATCTATAATACTTCAACTGATTCCTACGAGTATGTAAAACATCAAATTGCCTTAAGAGGCAAAAATAAATAGCTTTAAAAATCAAAACTTTTTAACTTTCATTCTATGCCTTTCCCATCCATCTCCCCAAAACAATCATTCCCAGCTCTCGAATCCGAGATTCTCGCGTATTGGAAAGCGAACAATACCTTCAAGAAATCCATCGAATCCCGTCCAGAGGACAATCCATACCGATTCTACGACGGTCCTCCATTTATCACCGGAACTCCGCACTATGGAAGTCTTCTTTCAAGTATCGTGAAGGATGTGGTCGGACGATACTGGACGATGCGCGGCAAGCGTGTCGACCGCGTCTGGGGTTGGGACTGTCATGGTCTCCCGATAGAGGAAAAAGTCCAGAAAAAGCTCGGTCTCAAGTCAAATCGCGAAATCGAGGAACACGGGGTAAAGTCATTTATCGACGGTTGTTATGAATATACTCAATCTACCTCTGCAGAGTGGGATTGGTATATCGACAAGATCGGTCGTTGGGTGGATATGGATCGTGCGTATCGCACCATGGATCAGGACTATATGGAGTCCGTGATGTGGGTGTTCAAGCAGCTCTGGGACAAGGGTCTCATCTACGAGGGAAAGCGTGTTTCGCTCTACTCTTGGAAGCTCTCGACTCCGATTTCCAACTTTGAGGTGGCGATGGATGACACGTATCAGGACGTGAACGACCCAGCGATTACGGTGAAGTTCCGACTTGAGGCTAATGATAAATTCCCAGAAAATACCTCTATCCTCGCCTGGACGACGACTCCATGGACAATACCTGCGAATATGGCGCTCGGAATAGGGGAGAAGATTACCTACGTTCTCGTAGAAAATAATGGTGAGAATTATATCGTTGCTGCAACTCGTGCGGAGACCGTATTCAAAGGAAAAGGAGAATACACGGTTGTTCGTGAATTCTCTGGCGCTGACCTCGTCGGACTCTCATATATTCCACCATTTCCAGAGTACTATAAGAATAAGTGGGATGCCTTATCTCCTGAGTGAGTTCAATCAGAAATTCTAAAACATTTAACCAATTCTAAAGCGTATTTTGATTGATTAAAAGAAGGAAGACTTAGAACTTATCACAAAGTTTATGCTGCGGATTTCGCGACTGATACCGATGGTACTGGTATCGTACATATCGCGCCAGAGTTCGGAGATGTCGACTTCGGTCTCGCGAAAAAGTACGGAATCCCCGTGACAGAGGCAATGGACGAGGCAGGGAAGTACACGGCAGAGATTTTCGACTACGAAGGGACTCACTACCTCGACCTCGAGAATCCTGAGAAATGAGCCAACAAGATCAATATCGAACGCATGAAGGCGAACAATACACTCTTCAAGCTTGAATGAATCACACACCGCGTGCCATTCTGTCCACGCTCTGGAACTCCACTCATGCAGCGCGCACAATCATCATGGTTCATCGATATCCAATCACAGAAAGACAAGCTCCTCGAAGCGAACAAGCAGATTAACTGGTTCCCAGAATACTTGAAGGAAGGTCGATTTGCAAAGGGAATCGAATCCGCGCCAGACTGGTGCATCTCTCGTACTCGTTTCTGGTGAGCACCGATGCCAGTGTGGATGGGAGAAGACGGCGAGCAACTCGTTATCGGTTCTCGTGAAGAGATTTTCGAACTCAACAAGCCGTTTGGACAACTCACGAAGCTCATCATCACTCGCCATGCAGAAAGTGTTGCAAATGTAGAAAAACACTATGACGATACTGGGGATTCTCCGCTCTCAGAAAACGGAAAGAGACAGGCTGAAGAACTCATGGCAGAACTGAAAGATAAATGAATTGATATCATTATCACTTCACCGTTTCTTCGCGCAATCCAGACAGCAGAACCTCTCGCAAAAGAACTTGGAATTAAAATTATTACAGATGATAGACTGAAAGAAACTGATCATGGAAAATTTGCAAATGCAGACTACAACAATGAAAATACTCGGAAACTTGTTCGCGAACAAAGAGATAGAATTTTTACAGATAAAAGCGTAAAATTCTGAGAAACAGGAGAATCATATACAGATGTCGAAATGCGAGTAAAAACCGTAATAGAAGAAATATGTGAAAAATATCCTGGAAAAACTGTGTTTATCGTGAGTCATGGATTCCCTGTCAGAATAGCTACAGAATATCTTACTGGAAAACGAGCATCAGAAACAACAAAGAATGCTGACGCGAGAACATTTATCCTCGACGTTACCAATAAAAACCTTCTCAACCTTCACCGTCCATATATCGACGCTATCAAGCTCAAATCTCCAAAAACAGGAAATACTCTCACACGTATACCAGAAGTCCTCGACGTCTGGATGGACTCAGGTTCTATGCCGTACGCGCAGATGCACTATCCATTCGAGAACAAGGGTGAGATGGAGGCGAGCTTTCCAGCGGATTTCATCGCGGAATACGTCGGTCAGGTTCGTGCTTGGTTTTATGTGATGCACGTTCTCGGAGTACTCCTCAATCCGAACAATGAACCGACTCCAACTCCATCATTCACGAATGTTATCACAACCGGTGTCATCAATGGAAATGATGGCCGCAAGATGAGTAAATCATACGGAAATTATCCTGATCCTCGTGCGACGATCGAGAAATACGGAGCTGATCCGATCCGTTTCTATATGCTCAATTCTCCACTCCTCTCAGGCGGAGATATGGACTTCAAAGAAGAGGGAATTATGGAGACGATCAAGGGTGTGATGCTCCCAATCTGGAACACGTATTCATTCTTCACAACATATGCAAACATCGACGGCTGGACGCAAGATGAGACAGAAATCTGGTTCACTCGTCATGCGGAAAGTGAATCGAATGTGATACAGAAAATGAGTGATGGAACTGATGATCCGAAACTCACAGAAAAAGGAAGAGAGCAAGCAAAGAATGCTGGAGAAAAACTCCGTGAACAAGGGAAGAATTTCGATGTCATTATCTATACAGATCGCGTTCGTACATACGATACTGCTCGTATTATTGGCACAGAAATTGGATTCATAGGAGAATATATCGTCCATGATGGATTCGCAGAACAATCAGCTGGGGAATATGCGAACAAGACGCTCCAAGAAATTGCTACAATGAAATGACTTCCAACCGATACGAGTCATGTGGAACTCAGAAAAATCTACAAAAATAATTCTGCAGAAAATCTCGAACAATTCGAGAAAAGAATCCTTGCAGCCTATGAAGATGTCCTCGCGAAATACAAAGGAAAACGAGTACTCATAATAGCTCATGCAGGAACACCTCGTCCGATTCTCGCGAACTATATGGGAATGGACAAAGAAACAGCGAATTACAATACTACTATCCACAATGCTGACCCATTCCGACTCGCAACGACCAAAATCGTAAATCCGCTCGACCGTTGGATCCTCTCGAAACTTCAGGTTCTCATCGGACAAGTACACGACGCCATGGAATGATACGACATCTCTCGTGCCTGTCGTGCCATCGTCGACTATATGGATGAGCTCACGAATTGGTATGTCCGACTTTCCCGCCGACGTTTCTGGGGATCAGATATGACTGATGATAAGAAATCCGGATATGAGACACTTCACACCGTACTCGTGGAAGTATCGAAGCTCCTCGCTCCATATATGCCATTCCTCGCGGAAAGTATTTTCCAAGGATTGACTAGAAAGGAATCTGTTCACCTCGAATATGTAACCTTCCCAAATCGTCATCTCATATCGAGTGATCTGAATCGTGATATGGAAATCTGTGAACATATCGTCTCCCTCGGACTCGCGCTTCGCTCACGCAAAAATATCCGTGTCCGTCAGCCACTCCAGTCTGTCACGATCACGCAAGAACTCGACGAATACTACCAGTCCATCATCCGCGATGAACTCAATGTGAAGGAAGTCCGATTCGAGAATCCAGAAAGACTCGCGAAAAAAATCTGCAAACCTGATGCTCGAAAGATTGGTCCAAAATACGGAAAAGATGTACAGAAAGTCATCATGGAAGCAAAGAATGGAAATTTCGTAGAAAAGGAAAATGGTATCGTCGATGTTAGTGGATTCATCCTCGAAAGAGGGGAATACACAATGGAATACCTTCCACTCGAAGGTGTCGGCGACGTCGAAGGTGGCTATGGTATGGTGATTTCTCTCGATATGAACATCACAGAATCACTGAAGCTCGAAGGATATGCTCGCGACCTTATCCGTGCCATCCAAGAGATGCGAAAAGAGGCTGACTACCAAGTCACAGATCGTATATCGCTCCATATTTTCGGTGAGAAACACGAAGAAATCCTCGCATCATTCGGAGAAATGATCCAATCCGAAACGCTCGCTACAATCGCTCCGCTCATGGTGAATCCTGACCTCCAGAAAGAAGTAGAAATCGATGAGGGAATCACTCTCACAATCCAGATAGAGAAATAAATCTCAGAAATAGGAAATCTTCCAACTTACTTGGAAGATTTTCTTTGCATTTCGTCATTTTCCCATATGATATGCGATAATTGAATTCTTTATTTCATCCGAACATGCTCCAACTCTTAGTATTTTTCGCTATCTTCACCAGTATCATCTTCTGATGGGCGTATGCTATGAGTATTCTGATTATAGGACTATTCCCATTCCTTTCTGCATTCACACTTCATTGGATGCTATTTTCTCTCTCAAGTACGACTCTCTTCATCGTCGGACTCATGGCAGGAAATGTATTCCAGAGTGAGATTATCAGTGTGATATATCGAATCGGATCCATATGGCTCTGAGCCTTGACGATCACGGGTGGAATCGCTATTGTATTTATGATTATAGCGCAAATATTTGGGCTTACGTATACGCATGTTGGATTTTTCATACTTTTCATTATTTTAGCATTGACAGTAAATATCTGGGGAATCTATGCGAGCTATGTTCCGAGAATCACCGAATACAGCGTGAACATAGAGAAAAATCATGATTGGCATGGGAAGAAAATCATTATGGTGGCTGATACTCACTATGGAAACATTTATGGTCGAGAAGACGCTCGAAGACTCGTAGAAAGAATCAATTCACTTTCTTGAGAAATTGTTATTATTCCTGGGGATTTTTTCGATGGCCCAAAAATCGACTATGAAGCCGTAGCTCAAGAATTCAGAAATATCAAAGCACCTCTGGGAACACTTTTTGCCAATGGGAATCATGAAGAATACAGAAATACTGGAGTCATCATCGAATCGCTCGAGAATGCTGGAATCACTATTCTCAACAATAAAAAAGTGACTCTGAATGGAATGACTTTCGCAGGTGTCACGTATCATGCATCCGAAAGTGCCGCAGGACTGGGGCACAATCTCGATACACTCAATCTCAAAAAAGATGAACCAGTAATTCTCCTCAAACACAAGCCAACACTCTACACGACGATACAAGAATATCCGATTGATCTCGTGGTATCAGGACATACGCACCGCGGACAGATGTGGCCTTTTTCTTATATCACGGATCTGATATACAAGAAATATTCTTATGGTATGAATATCGATAATACACTCACTTCTATCACGACAAGCGGTGTCGGAAGCTGGTGACCACCACAGAGAATCGGAACACGCAGCGAGATTGTGGTCATAAACATACAATAAAAAATCTCTACAATATTAAAGATTCCTCGGAAATATGCATATTTCTATCATCGATGATGAGAAAATCCTCACAAAAAATGTCGCAAAAAAACTCAAGAATAATGGATATTCTGTGAGTCCTTTTACCTCATACAAGGAATTCATACAAAAATGAGATCATCATTCTGATCTCTATATTATCGATATTTCACTCTGAGATGGGAACGGTTTCGACATCATAGAAAATCTCAGAAAACATAAATGTATAGCTCCAGTCATGATCATATCATGATATGAAGATAGTGATAATATCATCTATGGACTCAACATCGGAGCGGACGATTACCTGACAAAACCATTTATTCCAGAAGAACTCCTTGCTCGAGTCCATGCACTTCTGCGTCGACCACGAATGATTCGAACTGTAGAAATTCTCTCCTATAAAAATATTCACCTAAATGTTTTTGAGGGAAGTGTCGAAGTAGATGGAGAAATCATTTCTCTCTCAAAAAAAGAATTCCTCATTCTAGAACTCTTTCTCAGAGCGCCAGGAAAAATAATAGAACGGTCTGAACTTATCAGAAAAGTCTGGTGATCATATCAAGAATTGGAAGTATCAGATAATACAATCAATGTCACACTCTCGAGAATAAGAAAAAAATTCGGAGAAAATTTCCTCCT encodes:
- a CDS encoding HAD hydrolase-like protein, which codes for MPKQYLIFDFDGTLVDSLGDTGKTILSILSEVPDTNIDKANEYFLKSTGTPLIQQIEEFYTGRNINSRELSEKIYTKFLTFDWQFFPGVREKIQELAGKYTLFLTTGNSTPVAEKHLKKSGIYEYFAVILGSEKILKGHQHLEIFEGYSQDKEFYQKSIYIGDGNSDRDFAREKGIDFIHIGNSGIDKYEIPSVVDIDSILNLLT
- a CDS encoding ATP-binding protein, coding for MHVLLCGISGVGKTTLAKQLSKDFGLICSTSSDDIHTWIRKNFGFLGQGELDINSPEYKITQLITKVYQQVEILLQSRRKNMVIDAANQTEKIRSRIAKLLPEKPIIIYITCNQEELYHRLQNRDNPEVWLELHLKQKTSFEPPENPDIIYNTSTDSYEYVKHQIALRGKNK
- a CDS encoding class I tRNA ligase family protein: MPFPSISPKQSFPALESEILAYWKANNTFKKSIESRPEDNPYRFYDGPPFITGTPHYGSLLSSIVKDVVGRYWTMRGKRVDRVWGWDCHGLPIEEKVQKKLGLKSNREIEEHGVKSFIDGCYEYTQSTSAEWDWYIDKIGRWVDMDRAYRTMDQDYMESVMWVFKQLWDKGLIYEGKRVSLYSWKLSTPISNFEVAMDDTYQDVNDPAITVKFRLEANDKFPENTSILAWTTTPWTIPANMALGIGEKITYVLVENNGENYIVAATRAETVFKGKGEYTVVREFSGADLVGLSYIPPFPEYYKNKWDALSPEGVQSEILKHLTNSKAYFDGLKEGRLRTYHKVYAADFATDTDGTGIVHIAPEFGDVDFGLAKKYGIPVTEAMDEAGKYTAEIFDYEGTHYLDLENPEKGANKINIERMKANNTLFKLEGITHRVPFCPRSGTPLMQRAQSSWFIDIQSQKDKLLEANKQINWFPEYLKEGRFAKGIESAPDWCISRTRFWGAPMPVWMGEDGEQLVIGSREEIFELNKPFGQLTKLIITRHAESVANVEKHYDDTGDSPLSENGKRQAEELMAELKDKGIDIIITSPFLRAIQTAEPLAKELGIKIITDDRLKETDHGKFANADYNNENTRKLVREQRDRIFTDKSVKFGETGESYTDVEMRVKTVIEEICEKYPGKTVFIVSHGFPVRIATEYLTGKRASETTKNADARTFILDVTNKNLLNLHRPYIDAIKLKSPKTGNTLTRIPEVLDVWMDSGSMPYAQMHYPFENKGEMEASFPADFIAEYVGQVRAWFYVMHVLGVLLNPNNEPTPTPSFTNVITTGVINGNDGRKMSKSYGNYPDPRATIEKYGADPIRFYMLNSPLLSGGDMDFKEEGIMETIKGVMLPIWNTYSFFTTYANIDGWTQDETEIWFTRHAESESNVIQKMSDGTDDPKLTEKGREQAKNAGEKLREQGKNFDVIIYTDRVRTYDTARIIGTEIGFIGEYIVHDGFAEQSAGEYANKTLQEIATMKGLPTDTSHVELRKIYKNNSAENLEQFEKRILAAYEDVLAKYKGKRVLIIAHAGTPRPILANYMGMDKETANYNTTIHNADPFRLATTKIVNPLDRWILSKLQVLIGQVHDAMEGYDISRACRAIVDYMDELTNWYVRLSRRRFWGSDMTDDKKSGYETLHTVLVEVSKLLAPYMPFLAESIFQGLTRKESVHLEYVTFPNRHLISSDLNRDMEICEHIVSLGLALRSRKNIRVRQPLQSVTITQELDEYYQSIIRDELNVKEVRFENPERLAKKICKPDARKIGPKYGKDVQKVIMEAKNGNFVEKENGIVDVSGFILERGEYTMEYLPLEGVGDVEGGYGMVISLDMNITESLKLEGYARDLIRAIQEMRKEADYQVTDRISLHIFGEKHEEILASFGEMIQSETLATIAPLMVNPDLQKEVEIDEGITLTIQIEK
- a CDS encoding metallophosphoesterase, with the translated sequence MLQLLVFFAIFTSIIFGWAYAMSILIIGLFPFLSAFTLHWMLFSLSSTTLFIVGLMAGNVFQSEIISVIYRIGSIWLGALTITGGIAIVFMIIAQIFGLTYTHVGFFILFIILALTVNIWGIYASYVPRITEYSVNIEKNHDWHGKKIIMVADTHYGNIYGREDARRLVERINSLSGEIVIIPGDFFDGPKIDYEAVAQEFRNIKAPLGTLFANGNHEEYRNTGVIIESLENAGITILNNKKVTLNGMTFAGVTYHASESAAGLGHNLDTLNLKKDEPVILLKHKPTLYTTIQEYPIDLVVSGHTHRGQMWPFSYITDLIYKKYSYGMNIDNTLTSITTSGVGSWGPPQRIGTRSEIVVINIQ
- a CDS encoding response regulator transcription factor, which produces MHISIIDDEKILTKNVAKKLKNNGYSVSPFTSYKEFIQKGDHHSDLYIIDISLGDGNGFDIIENLRKHKCIAPVMIISGYEDSDNIIYGLNIGADDYLTKPFIPEELLARVHALLRRPRMIRTVEILSYKNIHLNVFEGSVEVDGEIISLSKKEFLILELFLRAPGKIIERSELIRKVWGSYQELEVSDNTINVTLSRIRKKFGENFLLETVYNHGFVLK